A stretch of DNA from Triticum dicoccoides isolate Atlit2015 ecotype Zavitan chromosome 2A, WEW_v2.0, whole genome shotgun sequence:
CGTCCCGGCCCTACTCCCCCGTCACCGAAATCCTCTTCTACGGCCCCTCGGACGTCGCCTTCTGCCCCTACGGCGAGCACTGGCGCCATGTCAAGAAGATCGCCACCACGCACCTCCTTACCAACAGGAAGGTCCGCTCCTACCGCCATGTGCGCGAGCACGAGGTAAAACCGTCAATTTGATTGCATGTTTGGCATTTTTCAGTCAGTCGCCTGAATTTTTTGCTGAAACATTTTGTCATTGTTTCGGGGGCCTACCCCTATCGTATAGAATCATTTTGTCATTTTCAATGTTTATGTATTTTTCTACCTTTTCACTTGCTAAAAATATATATTCGGGGGACTCGTGGAAATTTGTGCTCCTAATTATTGGTAAAATTCTTTCCCCTAGAAAACTGTTTGGGGTAAGAAAACTTGGAATCTTCTATCTTCCCCTTCGAGATTGAGATTATTCTTCCATCCCCATAGTGTCTGTCTATTCATCTTACACATTCGTTTTAAAACATAAAATATTATATGGATTTCCTATCCTAAGGGTTAGGCTGCCCATGTTCTTCATTTCAGTCGGTTCCTTGTCCATTGGATTATCTTGAGTTTTTCTGAGCGGTGTGATTATGGGCTCCATCCTGTGATTAGTTATTATTTTCTGAGCTTTGAAGTATTATTAATTTGATTCAATTACACCACTAGTGCTAGAACTTGGCATACAAGTTCACTTTAGTGCTAGAACTTGTGGTGTACATACAAGTGGTTCAAGAACTTGACTTGACGGTGTAAATACGGTGTTGTACACACCTGCGGCGCGCGAGTTTGGTGTATGGCCTGCTGTCAAAGGGCAGGGCGTGTGGCCTGTCTTTTGCGAAAAGCCTCTCGATATTTTTTTTTCTTGACGAAAAAGTCCCTCAAGAGAAACTGTACATAAAAAATAAAGCTACTCGTTCAAACTCGCGTACTATAGGTCACCTGCGCTGGTGGCTAGCCAGCACACCAATTTGGATTTGATGTCAGTATAGATACATAGGCTTTATATATACTTTAGGCTTAACCATATAAATTAAGAATTTTAGTCCAAGAAACAAAATACAGCAGGTTACATAGCCAGGCATACCACCCCAACACAAGACGTCCAAAGTATAATTACACTTTGCATAATTTAAAAATTCATGTCATCTAAAAAATAATTCACGCATTATTTTAAAACATATTCATACAAATTGAAATATTTATGAAATATAAAATCTGTTTATAAGATTTAAATAGTACACATTTTAGAATCTGCAATCTGATGGCACACTAGGCTCATATTTATTTTCCATACATATTATATATATAAATTTAATTCAATAATGTTTCCATAAAACACAAAAAAATTATTAAAACATGTTAACTCTTTTTAAAACAACCTaaaattttcttatatcatgatcacttttatatactacatGAATATGATATTAAAAATCAGGAAAAAAATGACATATATAAGAATTTATTTAATATaagaaaaattctaaaaaaaaaattgtttttcttaaattgtgaacattttttaaaataatagTTTTTTTAAGAATCATAAGTTAATTATGTGGGGTTTTGTTAAATTAGTATGTGGATATGTTTTGACGTTATATGAACATTTTTAATGTAATTTATTTTACTTATATGTATATTATTTATAACACATTATTACAATTTACAAAATTTTAGAAATCCCCAAAACTAAAATGTTGAAATTTTCTGCACTGACTCCAATTCAGTTCAACGACACGATCATTTTCCGTTATAGTCATAAAGTGTAATTATACTGCAGAAATATGTTACCTCGTCGTTTGGAGTTGTATCCCCGGGCACTAATTTAATTATATGGATTTTTGTTGAATTAGTGGGTGGATTCGTTTTGATGTTATATGAACATTTTAATGTATTTATATTATTTATATGTGTATTATTTACAGCACATAATTATAATGTACAtgtttttcaacaaatttataGCACATAATTATAATGGTTTCATTGACGACAATTCAATTTAGTGTCAAGATCGCGTTGTGTTATATTCATAAAATGTTATAAGACATCACAATTTTTGTGAGCCAAATTATACATCACAAATAAGTGACCTTGTTTGTTGTGGTGGTATGCCCAGGCACTTATTTACCCTAAGGTTCCTGGTTTGGATTACCGAGCATGCACTGATTTTTCAGATTAAAATTGTCTAGTCAAATTTCTTTTTGAGAAATGTCCAGTCGGAATATCTAAAGGATATGTATCCTCACGTGACAAAATGCCGTGTAGGTGGGCTGGCAATCCGCAGGTCGCTGGTTTGAACCTCCGGTGGACCAATTTATTTTCTATACCTTTTCTATAAGAGAAAAAATAAATTGTTGAGGGGCCTGTCGCAAAACAAAAACAGGCCGTGTTGGCATGCATAGTCAGCGCCGCAGGCGTATGAAACACCGTATTTGCACCATCAAGCCAAATTCTTGAACCACTTATATGTACACCGCAAGTTCTAGCACTAAAGTGATCATTTGTGCCAAGTTCTAGCACCAGTGCTATAATTGACTCTTATTATTTTCTAGGGGGGACAACGAGAGTCACATTCTAAGTGATGTGATGCACAGTAATATCAGTTATCTATAACGATTTTTCTCTTTAATTAAATTAATGGAAGTTGCGCTACTTTACACTTCTTCTTACATAGAATACTAGTATAGTGCAAGCTCTGCATGTAGTATGTGTGAATATCTTGAATTTAGCATTTTTCTTCTCCCAAAGTATTATAGTCTTATTATTTTGTTTCATTTTCTATCAAGGTAATACTATTCCATAAACTATATCTACTACAATAAGTTTTTGTTGCTCAACTAAAAATAAAGTTTTTGTTGCTTTTCCTTTTTAGGTAATTGTGTTGCATTTCGTGTCATGGTGTCCATTGTTTTCTTTGTGCATGATATTCATCTGAGCTCAATAGATTTATATAGTAGTCTCATCAATAAGTCTAGCTCTTTTTTCATATTCATGTTATGGACAAGGGACACCATGTTTACAAAAAGCAATAGTTCTTAGATGCAAATTTATCTAATGCTACTAACAAAGTGATTGAAAGCTCTAAAAAATCAGGCAACTTACATAAAGACAACCGATTTGATTGAGTGATATATTGCACCATGCATGGCTACACGTTATACACCATATCAGCCATACTAAAATTAATTTTCACAGGTGATGTTTGTCATGGCCAAGATTTGCAATGCAGCCTCCAAATGCACCTCCATCGACTTGAGTGATTTGCTCAGTGCCTTCACGAGCGACATCGTGTGCCATGTTGTCTCCGGCAAGCTTTTCAGGAAACAAGGCCATGATAAACTCTTTCGGGAACTCATCGATGCCAACGCATTGCTTATCGGTGGATTTAACCTGGAGGACTACTTTCCCATGTTGGTGAAGCTGGGCATCATCAAGAGGATGGTTTGTGCCAAAGCTAGAAAGATTAACAAGATGTGGGATGACCTTCTCAATAATCTCATCGATGAGCATGCAAGCAAGCCGACGTCAGAACATGATAACGAGGAGAATGACTTCATCGATGTGTTGCTTTCTATTCAACATGAGTACAACCTCACGAGAGACCATATTAAAGCCCAGATGGCGGTATGATGTCACAAACATTGCCTACACATGTGGAACCTTATATAACATTGATACTTATATATGTATCTATATTTTTGTAGATCATGTTCGAAGCTGGGACAGATACATCATTTATAGTACTAGAATATGCAATGATTCGGCTCGTGCAAAATCCTCGCCTCATGGAGAAGCTACAAGATGAGTTGAGGAGTTCTATACCAAAGGGAAAAGAAATGGTTACCGAAGACGATATCAAAAATGTGGCCTATTTGGAGGCAGTCATCAAAGAGACACTTCGGCTCCATATGCCTGCACCGCTCCTTGTGCCCCACCACTCCATGGTCGACTGCAACATAAAAGGCTACAAGATACCATCAGGAACGCGCACCATCATCAATAGTTGGGCCCTTGCAAGGGACCCTGGCAGTTGGGAGAATGCGCAGAAGTTCATGCCTGAGCGgttcatggatggcggtagcgccGCAACTATGGACTATAAGGGAAATGATTTCGCCTACTTGCCATTTGGCACCGGGCGGCGGATGTGTCCAGGCTTCAACTTTGGGATTGCGACCATTGAAATCATGCTAGCAAATCTAGTGTACCGCTTCAACTGGAAGCTACCAGAAGAGTCGATGAAAGGCGGCATCAGTATGACTGAATTATTTGGGGTGACAATACGCCGGAAGGAGAAGCTCCTTCTTGTCCCTATAGTGCTAGAAGATTAAGATATTGGTCCAtattattgtgtgtgtgtgtgtgtgtgtgtgtgtgtgtgtgtgtgtgtgtgtgtgtgtgtggagaagATTGACCACTCGTGTGTGCTCTGCCTACATAATAGTATTGTGTATGTGAACTTTGGACTTATTGGTAAGCACAAGTGCATTGAATAATCAAACCATTGCATCATAAATAGAATACCGTATTTGTCACTCGCAATTGACACTGTTATATAAATGGTCATATTGGACAGTTTTATATGTGGCAGAAGTTACCCTCCTCAGCAATGCTGAATACTTGATTGCACACTTGATTTTATTCACATAGAGATAGAGATCCGATAAAGCACGGGTGGACATGGTGCCACGTACGCGAGGTTGGTATCATACCACGTGATTCGTGCAGTTCTTATACCGCGAGCATGTATATTCATATCTCCGCACCATATCCAGCTTGTATACCTTTCATATTCTATCTGACAGGTCAGGTCTGTGGCATGCAAATAAACGACATGCATTGAATCGCTCGTTAGTTGCAATGGCTACCTGCAGCACGCTACCCTCCTTCTCTTTAATCCATTCAGCCTTATTGCTTTGCCCTCGTTCTCGGCTTCTCGCTCTCTTGCCACCATCTTCTCGCCACAGGTCGGAGCCATGTGTTTATCCATGTCGCAGGGAAGCTCTCCGCCACCTTCATCCAATGTTAGTTCTAGCCAGGTCACCCCGTTCATTCTCATCCATTGCCCTGAGTAACGCCCGGTACATGGTCTGGTTCATTTCAGGCAGTGGTAAACCCGGTGAGGCATTTCTACAAGAGTGATCGCCATGGTGTAAGTTCATCATCTACCTTTTCACCCATCGTTTGAACTCTGTCCAACTAACACAAATCCCTTGCAGACAGGAGGATGCAAGTTTCGGAAGCGAAAGAACAAGTATATACCGTACTTGAGCCCCTGATGGAGTCACCTGTTATAGCATTCTGGACTCCATCCATCGCATGTCACATCTTGAAGAGAATCAAGCCTGGCTGAATAACATATTAATCTGGTGCATTGCCAATGTGGTCGCCGTTGCCATGTTCTTCGTCCACAATCACTGAATCCCACCCCCATGTTCTACGGTCGTCGTCGAAGTCTGCATTTAGCAGTGCAAGTCCACCGGTTCGTCGGCTAGCCACTCTATAGCTAGTATACTTTTTTTTGCATCAATTCTTTCCCGTCTTTCTCCTAGTACATGATGAGTGCTCACCTACCGCACATCCACCCAGCCTGTGTTTACAGTTCCTGTACCAATAATTTTGGGTGATCTGTTGCACTTATCCACCACCATTTGAGTTATTTGCCTCCTGTAACTACGGAAAACACATGAAAAAGATAGTCCTGGGCACACCAATCAGCAGGAACTATGTAACTACTCAAATACGGTTCAATGTATCAAAAGATAATAAATGGCAAGGACAAAAATGTATATCAAACTTGTATACATCTATCAAAGACATGCATATTTGTTCTGAAATACTATTTAAGTACATATAGATTAATAGACCATAAATGAGTTATCAACAATGTTTCTTTATTGACAAAATTATAGAAGCTTCATCTTTCCAAGACAATAGTAAACCATGTAGAACAAGAGGAGCGCATTTTGGTGCCCAGGCTCACCTACACCTGAAAATTCCGTCTGTTGGTGTCCCTGTTGGAattcaataaatttggtttgatgGGACATGTTTGGTTTGCGCGAAAGTTGGATACGCGCCATATACCCGAATGAACAATTCTCGATGGTGGGGGCTAGCTGGCGGGCGGGGGTCAGATTCGAACGATGTGGGGATCGCTTCGCTCAATCACAGTTTGAACCATGGCTCGTCTTCCCCACTTTATGCCTGAGTTGTGGTCCAATCCATCAGCACAATATGGGTGTTGATAGTCGACTCGTCGCTCAGGTTGCCATCGCCATGTAGTCCGTGTGGGTATGTAATGCGAAAAACCTAGGTGTTCAGTGAAGAGTCATTCACAGCTTAACCGGGTAGTAGAACTCATTTTCTCCCTCAGTTGCGCTTACCACACAAACATGGTGCGGTGGCAGCCGACGAGTTCCACTACTACTCTGAACCAACACTCATGCGTGGCTACTACTCTGTGAGCCGGCCTAGGCGGGATGCCCCCCTTGTGCAAAATGAGGGCAGTTCGTCACATTAAGCGGCACAAAGGAGGGGCCACCCCGATTGGGCGTGTATGTCGCTACACATATTTGGGTCGGCCCATTAGCTTTTTTCGACTctaggaaggttctagaaccttcactACCTTTTTTGTGTTTTTCCTTTGCTTCTCCTTTTGCGTTCTTttccttcttttctctttttcatcttttcttttttgccttttattttcttttcattttctttctttttattgaactCATGAtccttttttgaactcatgaacatTTGTCGTATTcgcgaacattttttcaaattcccaaacattttaaaatttgtgaacaaatttaaaATCATGATCTTTTTTTGAATCCACAAACATTTTTTACAAATTCGCAAATACTTTTTATAAATTGTGCACATTTTTCAGAAACCCGGGAACATTTTTATGAATTTGTGAACATTATGAATGAACgaatgtatttttttggaaatttggGGAACCATTTTTTAAAGTCACGATTTTCTTtgacgaacatttttcaaatatatggaCATTTATTGAATTAGCAAACATTTATTAAGTTTATTATCTCTGTTTTGTAATTGTTGAATATTTTTAATTTTGTGAATATGTTTTAAAAattggtgaacattttttgaatttccgAATATTTGCTCCATTTCATGAACAGTATTCGAATACACGAACCATTTTCGATTTCTGAAATATTTTTTTGAATATGCGAACatattttaaaaaatcatgaatattttttatgaATCCATGAACATTTGATGATTTCTTGAAAACTTGTTTTCAAAATTGACAATTTCTTAAAATTTTGGaacttttataaaatcctgaattaTTTAAAGAAacgaggaaaaaaagaaaaagaaattaaatGAATAAAATAGGGCGCCCCCATACATGGGCCAGCCAAAATGGCACGCTAGGGGAGTGGATGGTGCTCGTTGCGCCTCCTCCCAGCGCAATCACTAGTTAAGGAGCGCCCCTTGTAGAGGTCACTTCCACCTTCTCGGGGATTGACAAGTGGCACCAATGCAGTGCTTCTCACGTCGAGATCTTCGAAACTGGATCCCATGTCCATAGATTTCGACAAAAAATTTGACGAAAAAACTAGAAGAAGAAATACCAAGCCAAAAGCACTTTTATTGgcatttttttccctttccgagagacgCGGCTAAAGGAAGCAAATTCGTGCCTCCCGGGAAagcaaaaagaaaaataaatcctTTTCCAAGAGGCACAACTGTATCTCCACAAGAAGCAAATTtgcgcctctcgtggaagcaaaacttgTCTCTCCACTATGGGTTTACGGAAAAAACCCATCAAAAACCCGAAAACgtgtatagaaaaataaaataaaaatccgaGGAAGCGTCCATCATGCGACACGTAGAAGTGACCCTTGCGGGGCTCCCTCAAGGGTTACCCCTCGATTACTTGCTCCCTCTAGATGACACCCGCGAGCGTCAAACATACGAGCTTTCACGCACTGGACAATCTGAATGGGCCCCTAGACGGTGACGTCATAGCAAGCCGCTACTAAAATCCTAAAAAAGGACGATTGGTTGAGGACTCAAACTCGCAACCCCACGATAGAGAATAAGTGTTTCATACCACATGAGCTGATGGGTGCTAGTGATCAATCGCCGCACAAACATCTATGATATAAATGCACTGGCAGATCCAATAAAAATTGATCTTTCAACCACTGAACGTTTCTGTAATATATTATGAACAATTTTTAaagacacattgaacatttttataatataAGCTGAATAAGTTCAAAATAGATATTGAATTTTTTTGTGATATACGCTGAATTTTTTTAAATAcatattgaacatttttgtaatatacgCTGAACAATTTTTTTAATACCTATAGTCGCGCAAATGCGTGGGTCACATTGCTAGACATGGTCTACATATTTATCTGTTAGtgattctttctatgaatcttcttTATTTATTTTCCAATATTTATAGAAAATTATAGCAATGAAAAAACTTGGAAGACATGAAAGCGTGATTAAACTTTGGCCGAAATATTTCCATCATATGTTTAAGGTTGTTGGTGAACACCTGGACGATCAAGACAATCAGCTTATGCCTCCCGCCATGCAAAATACATCGATTATATTGTTCCCTCTTTTCTCATCCCTCTACATTTACCTTTGCACCTACTATATATTTATGAAATTTCCCTGATAAAATATAAACATTGATTATTTGTACCGGCATCTTGTCATCTATTTCAGCACCTATCTCGTCATTGGCCATACTGTGCTTGTGGTTTTATTGACATGTATATGCTTTCATATCTTGTCTTCTATCACTGGCCCTCTTTCGACCATGTTACTTTTGATGATGCTTATTTCTTCTGCATTTAACTTGACATTTTAAGAAAAGTAAAAATATCCATTACATACTCGACATGATTTTGTCATTCCGTATTTGCTAAAAATATTCTCTATCATTCACTCACACCTTATTTTactatatttttaattttttttccatcAGTATCCACCCATGTGGCCCAatgttattttatttatttttgtcttcACATTAGCATTGATGCAATGTTTAAATTTTATGGAAATATCGCAAACAAAATGTGCACCTCATGGAAACATATTAGACTTCGGTCAGCGATCTATGTACAATTGTATTATTGTTGACAAACACATCAATATAATTTCGCACTAAACTTTGTATTTCTCTCTTCTACTTATCACCATCAGTCGTTATTTGCTCCCTCAACCAGTGCTACCCAAACTGCAATGTTCCCATGGGTATATCATTTAAATAAAAATACTTGTTGTTTGGAATATGGACCCTAAGGAAACACGCTGAAGATTTGGCAGAAATCTATATTGTTGTTGATGATATCACCATGTGAAAaagaacatttttgtgatataagctGAATAATTGTCAATACACATTGAACACTTTT
This window harbors:
- the LOC119352894 gene encoding indole-2-monooxygenase-like — translated: MSQVQHSLHELLLLLQARSPSPHAALVVSALLVCPLLVILVVRLFGTAIAREQLLSKLPSPSFRLPIIGHLHLVGSLPHVSLRDLADKHGRDGLMLLRLGAVPTLVVSSPSAAQAVLRTHDHVFASRPYSPVTEILFYGPSDVAFCPYGEHWRHVKKIATTHLLTNRKVRSYRHVREHEVMFVMAKICNAASKCTSIDLSDLLSAFTSDIVCHVVSGKLFRKQGHDKLFRELIDANALLIGGFNLEDYFPMLVKLGIIKRMVCAKARKINKMWDDLLNNLIDEHASKPTSEHDNEENDFIDVLLSIQHEYNLTRDHIKAQMAIMFEAGTDTSFIVLEYAMIRLVQNPRLMEKLQDELRSSIPKGKEMVTEDDIKNVAYLEAVIKETLRLHMPAPLLVPHHSMVDCNIKGYKIPSGTRTIINSWALARDPGSWENAQKFMPERFMDGGSAATMDYKGNDFAYLPFGTGRRMCPGFNFGIATIEIMLANLVYRFNWKLPEESMKGGISMTELFGVTIRRKEKLLLVPIVLED